AGATTAGGTGAGGAGCATAGTTAAAATTCATTTTTagcaagaaagaaaagcaGAATGTGTAAGGCAAGAAGCCGGGCCATTTCCCTTTTGTTGGATTTTGTCAGTTGTACCGAGTCATTTGAAATCTGTAAATCAGGGCGATTATAGTCATGTAAACCTTTATTATTGTCATTGGTAGAAGAATTGATAAAAGATTGTTGAAACTTGTACACTTCCtgtgtttgagaaaaaaacatCTGATAGAACATGGTTGGCAGTAGATATACTGCAAGTAGCACTTAACACTTCCGTTGAACTGTTGATAAAACATGCTGCTTTTATTACCGCAACCATATCCAGGTACAGATCATCTTCCTTGTATCCCATGTAAACACATTCAACTTGCTGGATCTGGTATCCTTGATGTCGGTTAGCATTCATTGTGCACCGGTCGAGATCTGGATTTACTTGCCAGTTGCCCCATACTCCGTAGTTCATTGTTTGTCAGTATATATATTGCTCACCATTGATTTAACTCGCACCAGAATAAGCTTCAGGCTTGACCAGATACGTAACCTCCCTTCTGCCTTCTGCCTCTTTGTTAGACAAGCTACTTATTCGTACTATAAATCGCCATGCCTCATAGAGTGATAGAGACACCAACTTATGCTGGTTTTAATCTGTGCTGTTTAGTTCAGAAAGCTCATACTCAGTTAACAACAACTTAAGACCTCTATCTCTGTCTCTCTGGGATCAAATTTTCACTGCCAACGATTTTTTGAAAGGTCTTCCGTCGAGCATTCGCCGTGAAAGGTCCTCATTATGCAGGCACAGTTTGGTGATGTTCTGTTCCTTTCTGCCGCAAACACGACGAGACGCCTCATCTGAACGGTAGCTTGACCTCGCAGCAAACCCACCGGTTTTCCCTCGCCAGGCCGCTTGCCACGTCGCCCCAATTCCTTCCCCCAACTACCTCCCACTCCGCCCCCGGCATCCACCCCAAATTACAAACCTACCATAACCACTGAACCACAATGTCGTCGCCCCTTTTTCCAAGACCATTTCCAGACcaccctcgccgtcgccgataAAAACAGGCACCTACCACGTTTCGAATCTCCGTCGACAGATCCTCGAAGCACTAGCAACACATCGTGGCATAATCGCAATTACGGGGCAGTGCTGGTGCCGTTTGTCTGTACACTGTCCTCAGCGGTTGGGACGTCAAAATGTCAAATACCCGGACCGGCAACCATATCCCGTGAGGCGCGCCCACCATTTTCCAGTACCGCAAGTTCGCAACTACCCCCTCGACATACGAACGTGGTTCAGAGCACTTGAGCGTTCGCCTCACTGCAATACGTGCCGCCATCTGACGACCCCCGCGCATCGATCGAGCTAGAGTGCTAGACATGGCCGTGTCGGAGCTTGAGGTCGACGGCGTCGTCTTCCCGCCGCTCGAGCGGCCCCCGGGCTCCGCCCACGCTCacttcctcgccggcgccggggtgCGAGGGATGGACATCGGGGGCAACTTCATCAAGTTCACGGCCATCGGCGTGTACCTCCAGGCCGACGCCGCCGTGTCCTCGCTCGCCGCCAAGTGGGCCGCcaagcccgccgccgacctcgccgccgacgccgccttcttccgcGACGTCGTCACAGGTAACAAACACACTAGTATAGCACGCGCGCGCAAGAAATCCGTTGCCTCCAAAGTGTTTTTTTAAGCAAGCTCTCTGTTGCTTGCACGCTTTATCgccgggcggcggcaatggcgaccGATTGAATTGCAGGCGAGTTCGAGAAGTTCACGAGGGTGACGATGATCCTGCCGCTGACGGGGGCGCAGTACGCGGAGAAGGTGACGGAGAACTGCGTCAAGTACTGGCAGGCCACGGGCGCGTACACGgacgccgaggccgccgccgtggagaaGTTCAGGGAGGCATTCCAGCCCCACAGCTTCGCTCCCGGCGGCTCCATACTCTTCACCCACTCCCCCGCCGGCGTCCTCACCGTGAGTTACTTCGATCCCCAGTTTACCCCACGCATAAAATTGGAATTTGATTCAATTCATCACGAAGGGTCGATCTCGCGTGGATTTTGCTGAGTTGATTGATTGGATTTTTGATGTAGGTGGCGTTCTCGAAGGACTCGTCGGTGCCGGCgtcgggcgcggcggcgataGAGAACAGGCCGCTGTGCGAGGCCGTGCTGGAGTCCATCATCGGCGAGCACGGggtctcgccggcggccaagcTCAGCCTCGCCACCAGGGTCGCCGAGCTCCTCAAGGCGGCAGAGCCCGTGTCCGTTTCGTTGTGAATTACTCCGTCACCGGTGGGTGGCctgttgtgttgtgttgtgtggtGGGATCCCGTTGTGTTGGCGGTGTCCGTGGTGAGTGAGATGCGGCTTTTATGTACCGTTCCTTTGTCTTGTCACTGGGCATGCATGTAAACCATGGCCAACTTTTGAATAAAAAATGCAACTGTTATGAGTTGCTGTGAATTGATCAGGTGCAAGACTAAAAACTCTGACTCCAAGGTCGAGTTGTCTAAAAGGAATCGGAATTACGGAGTACATGACTTGTATGTACGTGTTTTTAGATAGTCAATTTAgttaactaaatataaattaaataattaaaaattaaTCTTAAACCCAGTACTACTTTGATAGTTCGATATAGAAAGTTGTGGCTCAGCAAAATCGCACGCATGGACGGCCATGAGGAAGATCCTGAACTGACGCTAAATAAGTGAATAAGAAGTTTAATTATGCTTTGGCAAGCACTAGGCCCCGAGCAAGCtcacttttgtttctttgggAAGAGACCACGCCCACCCATAAGCAAGTGTACTGGGCCGGGCCATGTCTCGTGCGAAAGCAAAACTCCACATACCGGGCCAAGCTAGGCCGAGCCGCGTAGCCTCTTGTGCTCGGCCTCTGATCGGCGTTCTCGCACGCAGAGCCCCATcgtccccttcctctctctcgcaaaaaaaaggccCATCGTCCCCTCGTTCATTCGGATCTGGAAGGTTTTCTTCCTTCCCAGCACGTGGCATACTCGCACCAAACCACCAGGCCACGCCTGCCGTCAATGGATATATCACTACAAGTAGAGTACTGGATAGTTGTAGTGTGATGAGTTCTGCGACACGGTTCCAAAGTCCCAAGGGATTCGGATCGGATCGGATCTTGATTCCTACCCCGCCGGCCGGACCCGCCGTGCATTGTTTTCCCCGTACGAACATACATACACACGCACATGCATACGGCCACCGGCGCTTCACTCGCAAACGACGGCCGCTCTTCACGTGCACGCACTCCCATGCCTCCTGTGTCCTCTTCACCGCACGCACCCCCGTCCGTATCTATCTCTGCTGCTGTCCGCTGACACACGCAACGGCTCGTTTTACTTTTACCCCTTTTGATGATTTGATCTCCTCCCCCTCGTGTGCGCGCGGGCGCGTGCTGGTGTCTCCATTGCCATTGCCTTTACCCCGCCGATCGAGCCAGCGGCTGCATTGCGTTCGTGccgaaagaaagaaagtcCCCGCGTCGGGAAGGCGGTGATCTGGACGGGGGCGACAGACGACGGCCGGAATAACCCGACGCGCCCGCTGTTGCATCGGCGTCGGGAAAAGAAGCAGGTGGAACAACAATCTGGTGCTGATTCCGGTGCTGAATTGGATTTCACCTGCTATATATATAAGCTCCGGTGCGAAATTTTCCGCTTTAGGGCCAAATCAGTTGCGCCCATCCCTGCGGGGATCGACGGGGAATATGGCAAAATGGTAGTCGCTTACGTATTTACGTATTTGTCTACAACGTACGTATACCCGGCCGAAAGCCCATATCCCAGGACTGTATAATCACGTAGTCGTGTACGTATTTGTCTACCGTGTCGAGGTAACCCGCCCGCAAatgtgaagaaaaaaagaaagaaaaaggaaaacaaaaacagaaacagCTGGATCAATGTCACGAATCGCGCACGCGATACATTCCCAGCTGGCGGTTTCCAAAAAATCATGCGGCGTATTTGCCCCCAACCAACCCCGGTACGCCTCCGTCTCCGTTAAAAGCCATCCGCAAGCGTAAGTCAACGCcacgaaaacaaaaaaggaaaggaaaacaaaaacagaaacagCTGAATCAACGCCACGAATTGCGCACACGATACATTCCCGGCTAGCGGTTTCCAAAAAAATCTTGTGGCGTATTTGCCCCCAACCAACCCTGGTACACCTCCCTCGCCGTTAAAAGCCGGCCGCAAGCGTAAATCAACGCCTCGACCAGAAACAAGCTGCCTCGCAtcccctctttctctctctccctccctccttccccgGCGAGAACCCATGGATCCCacgcctccgtcgccgccgccttcgcctccACCCACCCAACCCGTGGTCCGTTGCCCTATCATCTGCCCGCATCCCGGCTGGACGGCGTTGGAAGAAATGTATCTGCATCTCCGGACTCCACTACCCCGTGGGGGACCCCGGACTCGTGTGCCCCCGAGGCGGGGCAACCAAATGCGTGGCTTCCCTCTCGGGCGTAACCAAGGCCGCCGCGGATTTCAGGGACGCGTCAATCCCTACCACGAGGAGGACTTCGTGGAGAGCATCGGAGAGTGCTCCACGGGAAGCGACGGCGAGTGCGACGCAGAGAGCACCTACCGCGTGTGCTCTTTGGCACAGGATGAGGCGGAGAGCGCCCGCGCGGCGCAGCGACGCGCCTCCCACCCGGAAGACGGAGTCGCCGTGGACGGTGACGGCGCCGACGCGTCCAAGTAGTTttagtattattattttacaaagtttaaattaatGGATTAACTAGTCCTCGTAATTCCTGTGTAATCTGCTCTTTTAATTTATGAACTTGCTAAGTACTCCGCAACCTATGTGGCCGTAACTGCTGGGTTATTATTACCGCTTTTAAATAATTGCAAGTGTTTGTGTATTAGTTCTACGTTATGTCGATTTAAATACTTGCAAGTGTTTACATGATTATCGGCGCGTTAATCCGCACCTATGTGGCCGTAACTGCCGGGATATTACCTCGTTTAGCCTTAACCATGCCTAGAACGTCCTTTATTTTGGTCATATTGCAAACAGGGTTGGATGAACAAAACAATCAGACACACGCAAATTGAACACACGTAACCTATCATGCGTGAGATGATAAGTCGATTGATGATATGGAATGCTGGCACGttaagagaaatcaagtacCAGTCTTTTTATACTTAAGTAGATGGGCTTCTCAtatttagatatagaagattctATTTTGGAAACGCAcgtagatatagaagattttACTTTAAAAACCCATGTAGCCTATCATGCGTAAGATTATCGATGGgctagcaaaagaaaaaacaactaGTTCTCGCTAATGTGCTTAAGCATCAGCGCTGAAGCTTTCAGTAGATACTAGGTGAGGAGGATGCAAGTGTGGATGAGTAAGTGCCAATTGATTTGTGCGGGCGGCTGAATCTATTTATGCCGGTGACACGACCATATTTACAAAATTGCACGGTAGACGAAATGATACATGTCAGTCCCGGCCGTCGTTGTGTTTTCGCCTGTCCGACGGGTTCATATGGAATGAGACGTGTTACCTTAATTATGTACTCCTCTCGATCTATTTATGCTGCGTGCAGCTCAGGTCGCTGCAAGTTGCAACCGTGACTCCCCAGCAATACATGAACGAACGGGACAGTCTGCAGACATGGACATAGACTGGGCTGGGCTGTGGGCTGTACTGCTGCCATCAAGATGCTGGATTCTTCGCGATTCCGGCCTTGACTATTGACTATGAAAACTGCCAGCTACGCCCCAGCAATACAATGAGGAGTACTTACTAATCACGTTCTGATGAAGTGGTGTAATTCGAACCCGTTTGCCTCTTATTTTTTAGGGCACCCGTTTGCCTATTCGGTGTTTTCTATGGAAAATATGCTGGAAATAAGAAGTCGACTAAACGCATCATTGGGTCAATCATTCAGGGCTGCTTGTTACATCAGTCTCAAGTACCATATTAACTTCTTGATAGGGCTTCGTGTGGTGGAAATGCAGAGGGCTGCCGCAGTGCCACAGGGGGAGAAGTGCAACTGAAGCTTGTTAGCCATAGGGCGACGTGGCTGAAAGCCTGAGACACTTCTGGACTTCCACTGCTGCTACATTTTCTTTTAGATGTATGATTATTCTcgtctttttatttttcaccTTGCTTGACAGCTCTCTTTCTAGGTAAAAATAGTACTGTGGAGATAATAGCTCTGTGCCCGACTTTGACTTGTCAATCTACAGTTAAAACAATCTCCCAACGATGAACACTCTATGTTTGTTTAAAACAGAAATAGATAAGCATTTTCTGGACGCAGCACAGAGCAATCTGGTGGTCTGGTCTCCTATAAAACCATTTTTCCCGTTGCTCTGCATCTGCAGGGCTCTGCACCACCAACATAGCCAAAGTAGCTCACTTCGCCACTGACTCACTGACTCACTCATCACTGGTACTGCTACTGCACACAGCTACACAGagagcgcgcgcgcgcacacacacacacaccatgGCGCCTCTGCTCTTCAAGGACATGAGGAGCCTGTCGTGCTCGTCTCCGGCGTCCACCGCCATCTGCCCGAGCCTCGAGCGGCAGCCGATGGTCCGGCCGCAcaaggccgccgccagcccgcTCTGCCAGGCCCCTGCCGAGCCCAGAACCCACAGGCAAGACGGCAAGAAAGGGCAGCAGCACAGGACTATcactgttgctgctgctgctgctgctgccaatGGCGAGCTCGCTAGCCCGGCTGGGTCTACCAGGTACCTGCTGAGCGGCCGTTcccccggcgccggagccgaggAGATCCAGGAGgtggagtcggcggcggctgctgctactgccCCCGGTGGTGATGCCAGGAAGGAGGAGCCtgttgctgccgctgctgctgggaAGAACGCGAACACGCAGGAGCAGGTGAGCATGCCGCGCACTTTTCTTCTGAATCATGACTGATTCAGAGTTTTTcgaagaaaacaaattatgACTGACTTATCagtgttctctttttttttacttgcatCTCATTTTAAAACTCTTGCTTCTTGTTGAAAAAAAACGAGGAGGGGTTGGTTATCAAAAGATTGACAGGATAGAGAGATGGTGTAATCATCAGTAATCATGTCCAGATGTGCTGGTGGGGCTTGGGGAGCTTTATACAGTTAATTTTCCATTGGTACGTGACACTTTGGGCCAAAGATGCGGAAAATGCCATGATGACGAGTACATGTATCTTTCGCGGAAATCATTGGTTTATCCTACCTTCTGAATTGCAGAGAGATACGCATGTTCTAGTAGTATAGAATTGACGGATGAGCTTTCAATTAGTACCTTGTTCACaatttgcaaaatcaccaacACGCATATGCTTCTGATTTCAGGTGGTCGTGCTGAAGGTGTCCCTGCACTGCAAGGCGTGCGCGGGCAAAGTGAAGAAGCACCTCTCCAAGATGGAAGGTGAGAGAGCCTTCTGTGCACAGGCCACACCTGCCGCACGCACACTCACTTCAAGATCAATGTAAATTTTCATTCTGAATGGTCGATCTCTGAAAGACTGAAACCTTTTTCCTCAATTCAGGTGTGAGGACGTTCAGCATCGACTTCGCGGCGAAGAAGGTGACGGTGGTGGGCGACGTGACCCCGCTGGGCGTGCTCAGCAGCGTCTCCAAGGTCAAGAACGCCCAGATctgggcgccgccgcagcccgccATTGCCGCCTGATTAAAGCCCATGGATCAAGAACCGACTCGACCAGAGCTTAATTTCTTACTGGTAGCTGTAGCTGCcgcacgcacgtacgtatACGTGGGGTGACTGGCCGGAACgagcagccagccagccagccactGACGGACGGACGGCGTGCACATGCGGTGCCGTCCTCATCTCAACGGGCAGAAGCAGCTGCAG
This is a stretch of genomic DNA from Brachypodium distachyon strain Bd21 chromosome 1, Brachypodium_distachyon_v3.0, whole genome shotgun sequence. It encodes these proteins:
- the LOC100839250 gene encoding chalcone--flavonone isomerase — encoded protein: MAVSELEVDGVVFPPLERPPGSAHAHFLAGAGVRGMDIGGNFIKFTAIGVYLQADAAVSSLAAKWAAKPAADLAADAAFFRDVVTGEFEKFTRVTMILPLTGAQYAEKVTENCVKYWQATGAYTDAEAAAVEKFREAFQPHSFAPGGSILFTHSPAGVLTVAFSKDSSVPASGAAAIENRPLCEAVLESIIGEHGVSPAAKLSLATRVAELLKAAEPVSVSL
- the LOC100825274 gene encoding protein SODIUM POTASSIUM ROOT DEFECTIVE 3 is translated as MAPLLFKDMRSLSCSSPASTAICPSLERQPMVRPHKAAASPLCQAPAEPRTHRQDGKKGQQHRTITVAAAAAAANGELASPAGSTRYLLSGRSPGAGAEEIQEVESAAAAATAPGGDARKEEPVAAAAAGKNANTQEQVVVLKVSLHCKACAGKVKKHLSKMEGVRTFSIDFAAKKVTVVGDVTPLGVLSSVSKVKNAQIWAPPQPAIAA